The following coding sequences lie in one Crassostrea angulata isolate pt1a10 chromosome 10, ASM2561291v2, whole genome shotgun sequence genomic window:
- the LOC128164503 gene encoding uncharacterized protein LOC128164503 isoform X1, whose amino-acid sequence MLRVRNQRASKARSPYAAVPNGTNTVASSSVLARGRRGNRRGGQVRQPVPPTQAAPSTPAAPTTPATQASTEAGQGMSLSGMIGMIPHNMPPIVNPTPDAPSALSSHVPMNQVVKIPTVGSYSRQFSMSNSCSILGDYSSTIDQLLEASISENSSKVYKQGIQAFFNFRVQASFEHLWPPPIDHIVMFIAYMKESGFAFSTAKSYMAGLSFVVNLHGWQNATESFLVKKLLAGFKRSCRTQDIRQPITLSLLTQITSIIPHLTISSYEAHLFQSAFLIAFFALLRVSELVALERNHVQMLEDEFIVFVGCSKTDQFGNGSSIRIPKTPDSFLMFQIFQKFQSHRQCIQATHLFAHCNTKPLTQYQFSSMLYKSLKFLEVPANSFKSHSFRIGGATYLYLKGVSEIQIKHMGRWSSSAFKSYIRPC is encoded by the exons ATGCTGAGGGTAAGGAACCAAAGGGCATCTAAGGCGAGAAGCCCATACGCAGCCGTGCCAAATGGAACAAATACAGTTGCCTCGAGTAGTGTATTGGCACGAGGTCGTCGCGGAAATCGTCGAGGAGGTCAAGTGAGACAGCCCGTTCCTCCGACACAAGCGGCTCCTTCAACACCTGCGGCTCCGACGACACCAGCGACACAGGCGTCAACTGAAGCAGGCCAGGGAATGTCACTGAGCGGGATGATTGGGATGATTCCTCACAACATGCCGCCCATAGTTAACCCCACCCCTGACGCACCAAGTGCGTTGTCGTCACATGTTCCCATGAATCAAG TGGTCAAGATTCCGACAGTTGGCTCCTACAGCAGACAATTTTCCATGTCAAATTCCTGCTCCATTTTGGGAGATTATTCATCAACTATAGATCAACTGTTAGAAGCCAGTATATCTGAAAACTCAAGTAAAGTTTATAAACAAGGCATCcaagcattttttaatttcagagtTCAAGCTTCCTTTGAGCATTTGTGGCCACCACCTATAGATCATATAGTAATGTTTATAGCTTATATGAAGGAATCTGGATTTGCATTTTCAACAGCAAAATCTTATATGGCTGGTTTGagttttgttgtaaatttacaTGGTTGGCAGAATGCTACGGAATCCTTTTTGGTCAAAAAGTTGTTAGCAGGATTTAAAAGGTCATGCAGAACTCAGGACATTAGACAACCAATTACATTGTCTTTATTAACACAAATTACCAGTATCATTCCACATTTAACTATTTCTTCATATGAAGCACATTTATTTCAGTCAGCATTTCTCATTGCATTTTTTGCTTTATTGAGAGTAAGTGAGCTAGTGGCATTGGAAAGAAATCATGTTCAAATGTTGGAGGATGAGTTTATAGTTTTTGTGGGTTGCTCAAAGACAGATCAATTTGGTAACGGTTCATCCATTAGAATACCCAAAACACCAGATTcttttttgatgtttcaaatttttcaaaaatttcaaagtcataggCAATGCATTCAAGCAACACATCTATTTGCCCACTGCAATACTAAACCATTGACTCAATATCAATTTTCATCCATGCTGTATAAATCCTTAAAATTCCTAGAGGTACCTGCAAATTCATTCAAGTCGCACTCATTTAGGATTGGAGGTGCAACTTACCTGTACTTAAAAGGGGTTTCTGAAATACAAATCAAGCACATGGGTAGATGGAGTTCCTCGGCTTTCAAATCCTACATAAGACcatgttaa
- the LOC128167408 gene encoding monocarboxylate transporter 13-like isoform X2, translated as MNITWGLVIAVSAFLIEVVVYGVSLAFGIYVIELQKEFDQGLSLISAIGSIHFGFQLSAGLGYCFLYIPSHTLSGLWFEQKRGLVTGVVFSGSSLGGVVFPFINKDLIEVYGWRGSMFIIAAVNLQTFILAGLLRESPIQREWKKTKSNTVNTDLSESTTTVFTVHDVSENSIGCDGSIITNERCSHKARKMTKDPVTKAKSTLLQLLTNGPYVLFTINNFLWNIGTTLMLLLGPDYYTKIDLSLTQAATLMSIFQGTKVCGSVAGGFLGNHHSINRCLLCLSTNFVTGLCITVLTLPVLHNMLALALVNSLYGLSAGITLSLTVTLVSDFVGSRLIGDGMGYLMLACGVGCFIGPPVGGYLRQQTDSYESAFYFAGLSVLLSGIVMLIIPIRDCFKRSNKYSISGSSKPR; from the exons ATGAATATCACCTGGGGCTTAGTTATTGCCGTTTCGGCATTTCTGATTGAGGTCGTCGTCTACGGGGTCAGCCTTGCCTTTGGAATATATGTTATAGAACTCCAAAAAGAGTTCGATCAAGGCTTATCTTTGATTTCAGCCATTGGTTCCATACACTTTGGGTTCCAACTGTCTGCCG GTTTAGGGTACTGTTTTCTCTACATACCATCCCACACACTCTCGGGACTCTGGTTTGAACAAAAAAGGGGTCTCGTGACAGGTGTGGTATTTTCCGGTTCTTCACTGGGAGGCGTTGTGTTTCCATTTATTAACAAGGATCTCATCGAAGTGTATGGGTGGAGAGGATCCATGTTCATAATTGCCGCTGTTAACTTGCAAACTTTCATATTAGCTGGGCTCTTGAGAGAGTCCCCAATACAACGTGAGTGGAAAAAGACAAAGTCCAACACGGTAAATACTGACTTGTCAGAAAGCACAACAACTGTTTTTACCGTTCATGATGTGTCTGAAAACTCTATTGGTTGCGATGGATCAATAATAACAAATGAAAGGTGTTCACACAAAGCTAGAAAGATGACAAAAGACCCCGTAACAAAAGCAAAATCGACATTGCTGCAACTCTTGACCAATGGTCCATATGTTCTTTTtacaattaacaattttttatggAACATCGGTACTACATTGATGCTACTCCTTGGTCCCGATTACTACACCAAAATTGATCTAAGCTTGACCCAGGCGGCAACGCTTATGTCCATTTTTCAAGGTACAAAAGTATGCGGTAGCGTCGCGGGTGGATTTCTGGGGAATCACCATAGCATCAACAGATGTCTGTTGTGTTTGTCCACAAACTTTGTGACGGGGCTGTGTATCACAGTCTTAACCTTGCCGGTATTGCATAACATGTTGGCCCTCGCTTTGGTCAACTCCCTTTATGGATTATCTGCTGGCATTACACTGAGCCTTACAGTAACTTTGGTCTCGGATTTCGTGGGAAGTAGGCTGATTGGGGATGGAATGGGTTACCTTATGTTAGCCTGTGGAGTAGGCTGTTTCATTGGACCACCGGTTGGAG GTTACCTGAGACAACAAACAGATTCCTATGAAAGTGCCTTCTATTTTGCTGGATTATCCGTATTATTGAGCGGAATTGTGATGTTGATCATTCCAATAAGAGACTGTTTTAAACGAtccaataaatattcaatatcaGGATCCAGTAAACCacgataa
- the LOC128167408 gene encoding monocarboxylate transporter 13-like isoform X1: MNITWGLVIAVSAFLIEVVVYGVSLAFGIYVIELQKEFDQGLSLISAIGSIHFGFQLSAGPLASFLMRKTSYRRVCLLGALLSSIGLSALPFTPNLPYLIVFYGVFTGLGYCFLYIPSHTLSGLWFEQKRGLVTGVVFSGSSLGGVVFPFINKDLIEVYGWRGSMFIIAAVNLQTFILAGLLRESPIQREWKKTKSNTVNTDLSESTTTVFTVHDVSENSIGCDGSIITNERCSHKARKMTKDPVTKAKSTLLQLLTNGPYVLFTINNFLWNIGTTLMLLLGPDYYTKIDLSLTQAATLMSIFQGTKVCGSVAGGFLGNHHSINRCLLCLSTNFVTGLCITVLTLPVLHNMLALALVNSLYGLSAGITLSLTVTLVSDFVGSRLIGDGMGYLMLACGVGCFIGPPVGGYLRQQTDSYESAFYFAGLSVLLSGIVMLIIPIRDCFKRSNKYSISGSSKPR; the protein is encoded by the exons ATGAATATCACCTGGGGCTTAGTTATTGCCGTTTCGGCATTTCTGATTGAGGTCGTCGTCTACGGGGTCAGCCTTGCCTTTGGAATATATGTTATAGAACTCCAAAAAGAGTTCGATCAAGGCTTATCTTTGATTTCAGCCATTGGTTCCATACACTTTGGGTTCCAACTGTCTGCCG gccCTCTGGCTAGTTTTTTAATGAGAAAAACGTCATACAGGAGAGTTTGTTTGCTGGGAGCTTTGCTAAGCAGCATTGGATTATCCGCATTACCCTTTACTCCAAATTTGCCATATTTGATAGTGTTTTATGGAGTTTTCACAG GTTTAGGGTACTGTTTTCTCTACATACCATCCCACACACTCTCGGGACTCTGGTTTGAACAAAAAAGGGGTCTCGTGACAGGTGTGGTATTTTCCGGTTCTTCACTGGGAGGCGTTGTGTTTCCATTTATTAACAAGGATCTCATCGAAGTGTATGGGTGGAGAGGATCCATGTTCATAATTGCCGCTGTTAACTTGCAAACTTTCATATTAGCTGGGCTCTTGAGAGAGTCCCCAATACAACGTGAGTGGAAAAAGACAAAGTCCAACACGGTAAATACTGACTTGTCAGAAAGCACAACAACTGTTTTTACCGTTCATGATGTGTCTGAAAACTCTATTGGTTGCGATGGATCAATAATAACAAATGAAAGGTGTTCACACAAAGCTAGAAAGATGACAAAAGACCCCGTAACAAAAGCAAAATCGACATTGCTGCAACTCTTGACCAATGGTCCATATGTTCTTTTtacaattaacaattttttatggAACATCGGTACTACATTGATGCTACTCCTTGGTCCCGATTACTACACCAAAATTGATCTAAGCTTGACCCAGGCGGCAACGCTTATGTCCATTTTTCAAGGTACAAAAGTATGCGGTAGCGTCGCGGGTGGATTTCTGGGGAATCACCATAGCATCAACAGATGTCTGTTGTGTTTGTCCACAAACTTTGTGACGGGGCTGTGTATCACAGTCTTAACCTTGCCGGTATTGCATAACATGTTGGCCCTCGCTTTGGTCAACTCCCTTTATGGATTATCTGCTGGCATTACACTGAGCCTTACAGTAACTTTGGTCTCGGATTTCGTGGGAAGTAGGCTGATTGGGGATGGAATGGGTTACCTTATGTTAGCCTGTGGAGTAGGCTGTTTCATTGGACCACCGGTTGGAG GTTACCTGAGACAACAAACAGATTCCTATGAAAGTGCCTTCTATTTTGCTGGATTATCCGTATTATTGAGCGGAATTGTGATGTTGATCATTCCAATAAGAGACTGTTTTAAACGAtccaataaatattcaatatcaGGATCCAGTAAACCacgataa
- the LOC128164503 gene encoding uncharacterized protein LOC128164503 isoform X3 has product MLRVRNQRASKARSPYAAVPNGTNTVASSSVLARGRRGNRRGGQVRQPVPPTQAAPSTPAAPTTPATQASTEAGQGMSLSGMIGMIPHNMPPIVNPTPDAPSALSSHVPMNQVVKIPTVGSYSRQFSMSNSCSILGDYSSTIDQLLEASISENSNLVWIIGSSIIHWAQKYAETTNQLNLGLNHFTINWNGRRGMVWEYLYTTVSSMLIPNKQPTILIIHCGGNNIGDPQNTLKGIQKFMKLTLSQIADLLPNTLIVWSHILPRSNWRQSLSTIEGENSRRRINSAIATFVLKKLNGASIKYPDIQITQKRLFRLDGVHLSDLGNNIYINSLKNAIVQFVTSSSRTYP; this is encoded by the exons ATGCTGAGGGTAAGGAACCAAAGGGCATCTAAGGCGAGAAGCCCATACGCAGCCGTGCCAAATGGAACAAATACAGTTGCCTCGAGTAGTGTATTGGCACGAGGTCGTCGCGGAAATCGTCGAGGAGGTCAAGTGAGACAGCCCGTTCCTCCGACACAAGCGGCTCCTTCAACACCTGCGGCTCCGACGACACCAGCGACACAGGCGTCAACTGAAGCAGGCCAGGGAATGTCACTGAGCGGGATGATTGGGATGATTCCTCACAACATGCCGCCCATAGTTAACCCCACCCCTGACGCACCAAGTGCGTTGTCGTCACATGTTCCCATGAATCAAG TGGTCAAGATTCCGACAGTTGGCTCCTACAGCAGACAATTTTCCATGTCAAATTCCTGCTCCATTTTGGGAGATTATTCATCAACTATAGATCAACTGTTAGAAGCCAGTATATCTGAAAACTCAA ATTTAGTTTGGATCATTGGCTCATCTATTATTCATTGGGCACAGAAATATGCAGAGACCACAAATCAGTTAAACCTTGGATTAAACCACTTTACCATTAATTGGAATGGTAGAAGGGGAATGGTTTGGGAGTACTTGTATACAACTGTGTCAAGTATGTTAATACCTAATAAACAACCAACTATTTTGATAATTCACTGCGGTGGTAATAATATTGGGGACCCTCAAAATACCCTAAAAGGTATTCAAAAATTCATGAAACTAACTTTATCTCAAATAGCAGACCTCTTGCCAAACACTCTCATTGTATGGTCACATATATTACCTAGAAGTAATTGGAGGCAGTCTTTATCAACCATTGAAGGTGAAAACTCTAGGCGTAGAATAAATAGTGCCATTgcaacatttgttttgaaaaagctTAATGGTGCATCTATAAAATATCCAGATATCCAGATAACTCAAAAGAGATTATTTAGATTAGATGGTGTGCATTTGTCAGATCTGGGtaacaatatatacataaattcCCTGAAAAATGCTATTGTGCAGTTTGTGACATCTTCCTCTCGCACCTATCCTTAA
- the LOC128164503 gene encoding uncharacterized protein LOC128164503 isoform X2, whose product MLRVRNQRASKARSPYAAVPNGTNTVASSSVLARGRRGNRRGGQVRQPVPPTQAAPSTPAAPTTPATQASTEAGQGMSLSGMIGMIPHNMPPIVNPTPDAPSALSSHVPMNQDLVWIIGSSIIHWAQKYAETTNQLNLGLNHFTINWNGRRGMVWEYLYTTVSSMLIPNKQPTILIIHCGGNNIGDPQNTLKGIQKFMKLTLSQIADLLPNTLIVWSHILPRSNWRQSLSTIEGENSRRRINSAIATFVLKKLNGASIKYPDIQITQKRLFRLDGVHLSDLGNNIYINSLKNAIVQFVTSSSRTYP is encoded by the exons ATGCTGAGGGTAAGGAACCAAAGGGCATCTAAGGCGAGAAGCCCATACGCAGCCGTGCCAAATGGAACAAATACAGTTGCCTCGAGTAGTGTATTGGCACGAGGTCGTCGCGGAAATCGTCGAGGAGGTCAAGTGAGACAGCCCGTTCCTCCGACACAAGCGGCTCCTTCAACACCTGCGGCTCCGACGACACCAGCGACACAGGCGTCAACTGAAGCAGGCCAGGGAATGTCACTGAGCGGGATGATTGGGATGATTCCTCACAACATGCCGCCCATAGTTAACCCCACCCCTGACGCACCAAGTGCGTTGTCGTCACATGTTCCCATGAATCAAG ATTTAGTTTGGATCATTGGCTCATCTATTATTCATTGGGCACAGAAATATGCAGAGACCACAAATCAGTTAAACCTTGGATTAAACCACTTTACCATTAATTGGAATGGTAGAAGGGGAATGGTTTGGGAGTACTTGTATACAACTGTGTCAAGTATGTTAATACCTAATAAACAACCAACTATTTTGATAATTCACTGCGGTGGTAATAATATTGGGGACCCTCAAAATACCCTAAAAGGTATTCAAAAATTCATGAAACTAACTTTATCTCAAATAGCAGACCTCTTGCCAAACACTCTCATTGTATGGTCACATATATTACCTAGAAGTAATTGGAGGCAGTCTTTATCAACCATTGAAGGTGAAAACTCTAGGCGTAGAATAAATAGTGCCATTgcaacatttgttttgaaaaagctTAATGGTGCATCTATAAAATATCCAGATATCCAGATAACTCAAAAGAGATTATTTAGATTAGATGGTGTGCATTTGTCAGATCTGGGtaacaatatatacataaattcCCTGAAAAATGCTATTGTGCAGTTTGTGACATCTTCCTCTCGCACCTATCCTTAA